In Astatotilapia calliptera chromosome 16, fAstCal1.2, whole genome shotgun sequence, one genomic interval encodes:
- the rnaseh2b gene encoding ribonuclease H2 subunit B isoform X2 translates to MATKKKRTSNVDNDSWVVIAPDSAIDTHKHDGDPVFVRLRNPSTDAASLYMLGCGDVMLYEVKAFEDDFHSWFVGQAVQRDGRLIFVTPLDPLFLILPYLIKSGKEEKFQRVDQVVKDEEFPACSRLLSCARTLASLHHIAEEKEVESQMYHRYSQEKTMNWLKKKVERTVIALKKKNVSVGEGVKSSTYVRVKSETDNQEEDFIRYSHGLISEYITEDLSKALLTHLGLPELTSPKETEPPSKPPKKMTAAQKSLAKVDKTGMKPMSSFFSPKVKAEKK, encoded by the exons ATGGCTACTAAAAAGAAGCGAACGTCAAACGTAGATAATGACAGCTGGGTTGTCATCGCTCCAG ACTCTGCCATCGACACACACAAGCACGACGGTGATCCAGTTTTTGTGAGACTAAGGAATCCATCAACAG ATGCAGCATCTCTGTACATGTTGGGTTGTGGGGATGTGATGCTGTATGAGGTCAAAGCATTTGAGGATGATTTCCACTCTTGGTTTGTTGGCCAGGCTGTGCAGAGAG atgGGAGACTGATCTTTGTAACACCTTTGGATCCTCTCTTTCTAATTTTGCCATATTTGATCAAATCTGGCAAAGAG GAAAAGTTCCAGCGTGTGGATCAAGTTGTTAAAGATGAAGAATTCCCAGCTTGCTCGAGGCTGCTTAGCTGCGCTCGTACCCTGGCCTCCTTGCACCACATCGCTGAGGAAAAAG AGGTGGAAAGCCAGATGTATCATCGATACAGTCAAGAGAAAACCATGAACTGGTTAAAGAAAAAG GTGGAGAGGACAGTTATtgccttaaagaaaaaaaatgtctctgtGGGAGAAGGAGTGAAGTCCTCAACATATGTCAGAGTAAagtcagagacagacaaccaagAGG AGGACTTCATACGGTATTCCCACGGCCTGATATCAGAGTATATCACTGAAGACCTGAGCAAAGCCCTCCTCACACACTTGGG GTTACCAGAGCTCACAAGCCCAAAGGAGACCGAGCCTCCTTCTAAG CCGCCCAAGAAGATGACGGCAGCTCAGAAAAGTCTAGCTAAGGTGGACAAGACAGGCATGAAGCCCATGTCGTCCTTTTTCAGCCCCAAGGTCAaagcagaaaagaaatga
- the rnaseh2b gene encoding ribonuclease H2 subunit B isoform X1, translating into MATKKKRTSNVDNDSWVVIAPDSAIDTHKHDGDPVFVRLRNPSTDAASLYMLGCGDVMLYEVKAFEDDFHSWFVGQAVQRDGRLIFVTPLDPLFLILPYLIKSGKEEKFQRVDQVVKDEEFPACSRLLSCARTLASLHHIAEEKEVESQMYHRYSQEKTMNWLKKKVERTVIALKKKNVSVGEGVKSSTYVRVKSETDNQEEDFIRYSHGLISEYITEDLSKALLTHLGLPELTSPKETEPPSKKRKLSDKPVEAGEDYTKFNSADFARKPPKKMTAAQKSLAKVDKTGMKPMSSFFSPKVKAEKK; encoded by the exons ATGGCTACTAAAAAGAAGCGAACGTCAAACGTAGATAATGACAGCTGGGTTGTCATCGCTCCAG ACTCTGCCATCGACACACACAAGCACGACGGTGATCCAGTTTTTGTGAGACTAAGGAATCCATCAACAG ATGCAGCATCTCTGTACATGTTGGGTTGTGGGGATGTGATGCTGTATGAGGTCAAAGCATTTGAGGATGATTTCCACTCTTGGTTTGTTGGCCAGGCTGTGCAGAGAG atgGGAGACTGATCTTTGTAACACCTTTGGATCCTCTCTTTCTAATTTTGCCATATTTGATCAAATCTGGCAAAGAG GAAAAGTTCCAGCGTGTGGATCAAGTTGTTAAAGATGAAGAATTCCCAGCTTGCTCGAGGCTGCTTAGCTGCGCTCGTACCCTGGCCTCCTTGCACCACATCGCTGAGGAAAAAG AGGTGGAAAGCCAGATGTATCATCGATACAGTCAAGAGAAAACCATGAACTGGTTAAAGAAAAAG GTGGAGAGGACAGTTATtgccttaaagaaaaaaaatgtctctgtGGGAGAAGGAGTGAAGTCCTCAACATATGTCAGAGTAAagtcagagacagacaaccaagAGG AGGACTTCATACGGTATTCCCACGGCCTGATATCAGAGTATATCACTGAAGACCTGAGCAAAGCCCTCCTCACACACTTGGG GTTACCAGAGCTCACAAGCCCAAAGGAGACCGAGCCTCCTTCTAAG AAGCGGAAACTTTCAGACAAGCCGGTGGAGGCTGGAGAAGACTACACCAAATTCAACAGTGCAGATTTTGCGCGCAAA CCGCCCAAGAAGATGACGGCAGCTCAGAAAAGTCTAGCTAAGGTGGACAAGACAGGCATGAAGCCCATGTCGTCCTTTTTCAGCCCCAAGGTCAaagcagaaaagaaatga